From the Mycoplasmatota bacterium genome, one window contains:
- a CDS encoding ISL3 family transposase: MSQYNCIVKVLNLKDENISFNENFYSEEIIKGVRSQIYYGTLTYQPQYCYSCGCVFDNQFEKHGFKTSTITLPKVSNMNAYLKLKKQRYKCHHCNSTFTLKTSIVNQHCYISNNTKVAVALAASNKISECDLAKEHNVSHSTVNRVINSFYEVHKPNYNYLPEQLCFDEFKSVKSSVGAMSFLFCDAHNGSIIDIVEHRRLNSLIKYFQRYTKKARRSVKLIVIDMYKPYIQLIKMLFPNAKIVMDKFHIIQLISRSLNKTRVRIMNQDKKNYNKFKRYWKLILKDRAKLDIKNYRKVYCFKQMMCEEDIVNYLLDQSNELRDTYELYQDLLHSIKNKNPELFTTTLDQIEQEYPNISAYMKTSVKSIRKNKSYILNLMSTNYTNGVIEGINNKIKVIKRIAFGYRSYHHFKLRILISHGMGTMKRGLSHSA; encoded by the coding sequence ATGTCTCAATACAATTGTATCGTAAAAGTACTAAATTTAAAAGATGAAAATATTTCTTTTAATGAAAACTTTTACTCAGAAGAAATTATTAAGGGTGTTAGATCACAAATCTATTATGGAACTCTCACATATCAGCCTCAATATTGTTATTCATGTGGTTGTGTATTTGATAACCAGTTTGAAAAGCATGGCTTTAAGACATCTACAATAACTTTACCTAAAGTATCTAATATGAATGCTTATTTAAAACTTAAAAAACAACGTTATAAATGTCATCATTGTAATAGTACCTTTACTCTCAAGACATCTATTGTTAATCAGCATTGTTATATATCTAATAATACTAAAGTAGCTGTTGCTCTTGCAGCTTCTAATAAGATTTCTGAATGTGATTTAGCCAAAGAACATAATGTATCACATTCCACTGTAAATCGTGTTATAAACAGTTTCTATGAAGTGCATAAGCCTAATTATAATTATTTACCTGAACAACTTTGTTTTGATGAATTTAAATCAGTTAAATCATCAGTAGGGGCTATGTCTTTTCTTTTTTGTGATGCTCATAATGGAAGCATAATTGATATCGTTGAACATAGACGCTTAAATTCATTAATCAAATATTTCCAACGATACACTAAAAAAGCAAGGAGAAGTGTAAAATTAATCGTTATCGACATGTACAAGCCCTACATTCAACTTATAAAGATGCTCTTTCCTAACGCTAAAATAGTTATGGATAAATTCCATATTATTCAATTAATCTCTCGCTCATTAAATAAAACTAGAGTTAGAATTATGAATCAAGATAAAAAGAACTACAATAAGTTTAAACGTTATTGGAAGCTTATATTGAAAGATCGGGCTAAATTAGACATCAAAAATTATAGAAAAGTTTATTGTTTTAAACAAATGATGTGTGAAGAAGATATTGTAAATTATTTACTAGATCAAAGTAATGAACTTAGAGATACATATGAACTATATCAGGACCTTTTACATAGTATTAAAAACAAAAATCCAGAACTCTTTACAACTACTCTTGATCAAATTGAACAAGAATACCCAAACATATCAGCTTATATGAAAACATCAGTTAAATCTATTCGTAAGAATAAATCCTATATTCTAAATCTAATGTCTACTAATTATACAAATGGTGTAATTGAAGGTATAAATAATAAAATTAAAGTTATCAAGCGTATAGCTTTTGGTTATAGAAGCTATCATCATTTTAAACTACGAATTCTCATTTCTCATGGAATGGGAACAATGAAAAGAGGACTAAGTCATTCAGC